A stretch of Onychomys torridus chromosome 2, mOncTor1.1, whole genome shotgun sequence DNA encodes these proteins:
- the Fndc10 gene encoding fibronectin type III domain-containing protein 10, protein MRAPQLLLLLAACAPPSSASVVPTLPGWEPASDAPWCPYKVLSEGPEGSGRLCFRSPARGFRCQAPGCVTLVSAGGSLRAHVLRNRSVLLQWRLAPAEARRVRVFALNCSWRGTYTRFPCDRVLLGASCRDYLLPDVHDSVRYRLCLQQLPLRGELAAAQPELAECVEFTAEPAAMQEIVVAMTAVGGSICVMLVVICLLVAYITENLMHPTFRRPSLRRQS, encoded by the coding sequence ATGCGCGCTccgcagctgctgctgctgctggccgcCTGCGCGCCGCCCTCCAGCGCCTCTGTGGTCCCGACGCTGCCGGGCTGGGAGCCGGCCTCCGACGCGCCCTGGTGCCCCTACAAGGTGCTGTCCGAGGGCCCCGAGGGCAGTGGGCGCCTATGCTTTCGAAGCCCCGCTCGGGGTTTCCGCTGCCAGGCGCCGGGCTGCGTGACGCTGGTCTCGGCGGGTGGTTCGCTGCGCGCCCACGTCCTGCGCAACCGCAGCGTGCTGCTGCAGTGGCGCCTGGCTCCGGCTGAGGCGCGCCGCGTGCGAGTCTTCGCGCTGAATTGCTCGTGGCGTGGCACCTACACACGCTTCCCGTGCGATCGCGTGCTGTTGGGCGCCTCCTGCCGCGACTACCTGCTGCCGGATGTGCACGATAGCGTGCGTTACCGCTTGTGCCTTCAGCAGCTGCCGCTGCGCGGCGAGCTTGCCGCCGCCCAGCCAGAGCTCGCCGAGTGCGTGGAGTTCACCGCCGAACCGGCAGCTATGCAGGAGATCGTGGTGGCCATGACGGCTGTGGGCGGCTCCATCTGTGTCATGCTGGTGGTCATCTGCCTGCTGGTGGCCTACATCACCGAGAACCTCATGCACCCGACCTTCCGGCGACCCAGTCTGCGCAGGCAATCCTGA